A single region of the Lineus longissimus chromosome 14, tnLinLong1.2, whole genome shotgun sequence genome encodes:
- the LOC135498677 gene encoding ATP-dependent DNA helicase PIF1-like, which translates to MARADRVTEAEIRAYEEATQEFGNDAARIAAHLGGQEQLTPHARRIYASGNLQPIKNRLKSVRRRIAQSDLVAGHLPPDPNRRDARFAYELENVINPQALQDFMVNAEAREAADPVARPLDDQDDDQDNNLPEDEPQPGQANNGQNDPQNPPPDEEEPGPANPDAQNQVPSKTFLLSTILADVRNRGDVALATATSGIAATLLMNGRTLHSRCKVPVRMLDDSSMCNISKRDATAEIIQRCKLLVIHEVTMAHRNVYETVERTFRDIRESEETFGGITVLFSGDWRQILPVVRHGNRVDIIDACLKSSPLWAQVHVLKLNKNMRVNADEDSAMSFADELLRIGQGQISTERSLGRYKIRIPEEYTLEDKMLAGLCNFVWGDLPEDEISSEWLCSRAILCPTNKEADEVNQLMIEKFPGEQRLYKSSDKLPDEENIHQSPHGEKIFIPRTPIRPSDAIFPFNMERRQFPIKICFGMSSNKAQGQTLTKVGIFQCQDFFTHGQLYVAMSRVREKANIWLVHRNGRYQGKQGLYTDNVVYPEILS; encoded by the exons ATGGCTCGAGCGGACAGGGTCACTGAAGCTGAAATTCGTGCATACGAAGAAGCAACACAAGAATTTGGTAATGATGCAGCAAGGATCGCAGCGCACCTTGGAGGCCAAGAACAACTGACTCCCCATGCTCGGCGTATTTATGCCTCAGGAAATCTCCAGCCAATCAAAAACAGGTTGAAGAGTGTCAGACGCCGAATCGCGCAGAGCGATTTAGTTGCAGGACATCTTCCCCCTGATCCCAATCGTAGGGATGCCAGGTTTGCATATGAACTGGAGAATGTCATCAATCCCCAAGCATTGCAG GATTTCATGGTAAACGCAGAGGCAAGAGAGGCAGCAGACCCCGTCGCCAGACCTCTCGATGACCAGGATGATGACCAAGACAATAATCTGCCTGAAGACGAACCACAACCAGGTCAAGCAAACAATGGACAAAATGACCCACAAAATCCACCACCAGATGAAGAGGAACCAGGTCCAGCGAATCCTGATGCCCAAAACCAAGTTCCAAG CAAGACATTTCTACTCTCCACAATCCTGGCCGATGTCAGGAACAGGGGAGATGTTGCTTTGGCCACGGCTACCAGTGGCATCGCAGCCACATTACTGATGAATGGGAGGACGTTGCATTCGAGATGTAAAGTTCCAGTCCGGATGTTGGATGATTCCTCCATGTGTAACATCTCGAAACGCGATGCTACGGCGGAGATCATTCAGCGGTGCAAGCTCCTTGTGATTCACGAGGTCACCATGGCACATAGGAACGTCTATGAAACCGTGGAACGCACGTTCCGAGACATCAGAGAATCTGAGGAAACGTTTGGAGGCATTACTGTGCTCTTCTCTGGGGACTGGCGGCAGATCCTACCAGTTGTTAGACATGGTAATCGAGTAGATATTATCGACGCTTGCCTGAAAAGCAGCCCACTATGGGCGCAGGTCCATGTTCTCAAGCTCAACAAGAACATGAGGGTAAACGCAGATGAGGACTCGGCAATGAGCTTTGCTGACGAACTCCTGCGCATTGGACAGGGGCAGATCTCAACTGAAAGAAGCCTAGGTCGATACAAGATACGGATACCAGAGGAATACACGTTAGAAGATAAAATGCTTGCAGGCCTCTGCAACTTCGTTTGGGGAGATTTGCCGGAGGATGAAATTTCTTCTGAATGGCTCTGCTCGCGGGCCATTCTTTGTCCAACGAACAAAGAAGCCGACGAAGTAAACCAGCTGATGATTGAGAAATTCCCAGGGGAGCAACGGCTGTACAAGAGCTCTGACAAACTTCCGGATGAGGAAAACATCCATCA GAGTCCACACGGGGAAAAGATCTTTATCCCAAGAACTCCTATTCGGCCTTCTGATGCGATCTTCCCGTTCAACATGGAGAGGAGACAATTCCCAATCAAAATATGCTTTGGGATGTCTTCAAACAAGGCCCAGGGACAGACTCTAACCAAGGTCGGCATCTTCCAGTGCCAGGACTTCTTTACCCATGGCCAACTTTACGTTGCCATGAGTCGAGTCCGAGAGAAGGCGAACATCTGGTTGGTTCACAGGAATGGTAGATATCAGGGCAAACAAGGGCTCTACACAGACAATGTTGTGTACCCAGAAATCCTGTCGTAA